The following DNA comes from Physeter macrocephalus isolate SW-GA unplaced genomic scaffold, ASM283717v5 random_1242, whole genome shotgun sequence.
CTTCCATCGCAGAACCAACCTACGACCCTGTGAGTGAGGACCAAGACCCCCTGTCCAGCGACTTCAAGAGGCTGGGCCTGCGGAAGCCAGGACTGCCCCGTGGTCTGTGGCTCGCGAAGCCCTCGGCCCGGGTGCCGGGTACCAAAGCGGGCCGCGGGAGCAGTGAGGTCACGCTCATTGACTTCGGTGAGGAGCCCGTGGTCCCGGCCCCAAGGCCCTATGCGCCCTCACTGGCGCAGCTGGCCATGGACGCCTGCTCCTTGCTGGACAAGACCCCGCCGCAGAGCCCCTCGCGGGCCCTGCCCCGACCCCTGCATCCCACGCCGGTGGTGGACTGGGATGCGCGCCCGCTGCCCCCGCCTCCTGCCTACGATGACGTGGCCCAGGATGAGGATGACTTTGAGGTCTGCTCCATCAACAGCACCCTAGTGAGTGCAGGGGTCTCTGCTGGGCCCAGCCAGGGCGAGACCAATTACGCCTTTGTGCCTGAGCCGGCACGGCTCTTCCCTCCCCTGGAGGACAACCTGTTCCTCCCACCTCAGGGTGGGGGCAAGCCGCCCAACTCAGCCCAGACCGCAGAGATCTTCCAGGCGCTGCAGCAGGAGTGCATGCGACAGCTACAGGTCCCGGCCGGCTCTCTGGTCCCCTCGCCCAGCCCAGTGGGCGACGACAAGCCCCAGGTGCCCCCCCGTGTGCCCATCCCCCCGAGGCCCACGCGCCCACGTGGGGAGCTGTCTCCAGCCCCCTCGGGCGAGGAGGAGATGGGGCGGTGGCCTggacctgcctcccctccccggcTACCACCCCGGGAGCCCCTGTCCCCACAAGGCTCCAGGACCCCCAGCCCCTTGGTGCCACGCGGCAGCTCCCCGCTGCCACCCCGGCTCTCCAGCTCACCTGGGAAGACCATGCCCACCACCCAGAGCTTTGCCTCAGACCCCAAGTATGCCACACCCCAGGTGATCCAGGCACCTGGCCCCCGGGCTGGCCCCTGCATCTTACCCATCGTCCGCGATGGCAAGAAGGTCAGCAACACCCACTACTACCTGCTGCCTGAGCGCCCACCCTACCTGGAGCGCTACCAGCGCTTCCTGCGTGAGACCCAGAGCCCTGAAGAGCCGGCCCCCATGCCTGTGCCACTGCTGCTGCCCCCTCCCGGCATCCCAGCTCCTGCTGCCCCCACTGCCACCGTTCGACCAATGCCTCAGGCTACCCCAGACCCCAGGGCTAACTTCACCAACACCAGCaactcaggggcccagccgccaGCCCTGAGGGCCACTGCTCGGCTGCCAcagaggggctgccctggggacGGGCCAGAGGCTGGACGGCCAGCAGACAAGATCCAGATGGTGAGTAGTGGGCCTGGCTACAGGatgaggaggggcaggggcccGAGGGACACAGAGGAAGGGGCCCGAGTGGtgctgatgggtgggtgggtgtgccCAGCTACAGGCCATGGTGCATGGGGTGACCACAGAGGAGTGCCAGGCGGCCCTGCAGAGCCACAGCTGGAGCGTGCAGAGGGCTGCCCAGTATCTGAAGGTACCACCACCTCCTGCCCACTCTGGCTTTCAGGGACCCTGAAGACTGGTTCTGCGGCTCTCCTCCAACCCTcccgctccctgcccccaccctcactTTCCTCTTTCCCACCCTGGTCCAGCACCCCTTGGCCCCAGTGTGTCCCACGGCACCACCCTCTGCTCCTCAGGTGGAGCAGCTCTTTGGTTTGGGTCTGCGGCCGCGAGGCGAGTGCCACAAAGTGCTGGAGATGTTCGACTGGAACTTGGAGCAGGCTGGCTGCCACCTGCTGGGCTCCTGCGGCCCAGCCCACCACAAGTGAGCAGACCTTGCCCCTCACCTTCCTGTCCCCGGGGTGTCCTGGAGCAGTCACTCTGGGAAAAGCCAACAGCTCACAGCCACACGCCGCCAGACACGGGGCTCCAGgcgggaggagggaaaggggtcCCGATCCCAGGACACAGTTCTGGAGAAAACAGCTTCTCCTAAGCACGTTTATCTAGAATTCACAGCTGCTTTGTTCAAATGAGCTAATGAGTAAAAGGAATTGGAGCCTCTCTGGTTGCAGGGGTCTTGCTTCCTGACCGGGCTCCAGTGAGCAACAGTTTAGGAtccagtggcttaaacaaatctCTTTCACCTCTTCATTTCCTATTTCAGTTTAAAGTAACAAAGATTTActgcctttttaaagaaatgtctaataaaaaaaaagtccattacttttctataaaaaaatgtatgtacgtgtatatataacacaatatatagatatataaataacatacttGACGTAGAgtataaatacatacaaatgaaAGTTTTATCAAGTCAAAAAGTgaaatcctggggcttccctggtggcgcagtggttgcgcgtccgcctgccgatgcaggggaaccgggttcgcgccccggtctgggaggatcccacatgccgcggagcggctNNNNNNNNNNNNNNNNNNNNNNNNNNNNNNNNNNNNNNNNNNNNNNNNNNNNNNNNNNNNNNNNNNNNNNNNNNNNNNNNNNNNNNNNNNNNNNNNNNNNNNNNNNNNNNNNNNNNNNNNNNNNNNNNNNNNNNNNNNNNNNNNNNNNNNNNNNNNNNNNNNNNNNNNNNNNNNNNNNNNccggtgctccgcaacgggagaggccacaacagagggaggcccgcataccaaaaaaaaaaaaaaaaaaaaaaaaaaaaaaaagtgaaatcctTCCTTGGGGGGCGCTGGCGGGGTGGGTGTGTCGGATTCCGCTGGCGGCAGACAGCCTGAGCTGGAGTCCAGCCCTCTGCTTACACATGGCGTCAGCTTATGCTCCTTTCCTGACCTCTCAGcgtcctcctctgtaaaacgtGTGTAAATGATAGTGCCTACCTCGTAGAACTGGTTAGGGGAATTAATGAGGGATGCACCGCACAGCAAGTGTCTGGCCCATGGGTTGCCATCACTGAATGTTGGCCATTACCTCGTGGTTATTCTTACTGATTTGCATCAGTTACTCTAATACACGATACTGCTGGTCTCGTATTCTTAGTTTATTAAAGAAGTCATCCCAGGATGCTAAATTCCAAAATTAGTGCCTAGAACCACCAGTTTTCAACCAATTTGGCTGACCCTGAGAGGCCCCTCTCGCATCCACCCACACTGGACATTCCATACTCTGTTGCACCGACCCCTGTTGATGGAAGGGCTTTATGGTGGTTTCCCATCCTTTAGGCGCTGAGATGTCTGGAGACCCAGAGGATCTGCCCTGAAGGAATCATTTGAGCCTGTCCATCTGACGAGGGTGGGGAGATGCCTTGCCAGGCCTGGAGGACCTGCTGCACCTGCTGCTCCCAGTGGCAGAGCGAGGCCAAGGCAGCAGGAGGCTGGGAGCCCCGCCTTGCCTGTCCCTTCCTCACCCAGTGCTGTCCCTGCAACTTCGGAGCTCTCAGTGCACCCAGCTGAGGTGCAGGAGGGAGCCTCTTGAAGGCAGCCCTGGGGGCGGCCTCAGCAGGCCCTGTGGCTGACCTGCCTCTggcttcagtccctggtggggccTGTAGCTGAAATGTGTTGCCAGGCCCTGCCGGTGGGGAAGCCAGGCTTGACCCCGGGCAGGGAGAATGTGCTGGCCATGCAGAAAGGTGGACCAGCACCCAGGGCGTGGGGTGGGGGCCCTCCCCAGGGAGCCCCTGGCGGCAGTTGGGGTGTCAGACAGAATGTGACTTGTGGCCTCACCATGGACATGTTATGGGACTTGGCTGGTGTTAGGATCTTGTGCCTGGAAATAGCCTGAGGTGGCTCAGGTAGCAGAGCTAGGGTGCCAGATTGTTCTCTGGCAGGGACCAGGGCCCAAGGCCCCAGGGTTGGAAGGAGACCAAGGGGGCAGCTGCCCTGGAGGGACACCAGTGCTTCCTCTTTGACCCAGCTCTTCCCCTGTGCTGTTCTTTGTTTTCCCACCAGCCTCTTGCCAAAGTTGCTGCCCCGACTGTGAATATCTGCTTCTTCCAGAGAAATaaagttagtttttattttatgttacttaTTTTGTCTGCCTGCTTCTTTACCTCTTGGTCAGCTGCCTGAGGCTCCTGGGCTCCCCAAGCCACTGCCATCTGTCCCAGGCCACAGGCCCTGTAGCGCCACCTGTTGACGGAGGTGGGGAAGTGCAGGCCTGGTTGACCCTAACTGGTCTCTCCCTTTCCGGGGCTGGCAGTGGGCAGAGCCCCTGCTGACTCAGAACCCCTAGGTTTTATCTGTGATGTTCCATGAGGCAGGATATACCGCAGGACAGAGTACAGTAACTCAATTAGCGGGAGCTAAGCCAATAACTTTCATAACATGGAAAGACTCAGTATgtataagtattttaattttttctgaataGCTAATAATTCACGTGGTTCAAAATTCAGAAGATACTAAAGAGTATACAGTGAAATTCCCCAGCCCAGCTGCCACCTCCCCTCTCCAGAGGCTGCCTTTAACGTCAGTTTCCCgtgtgtttctaatttttttcactatttagAAGAGCTCCATAGCCTTACTGAAAGAACTCTTGTTTAGGGTTGCATGGATATGGTTTTACGATAATCTATTTAACTAGGCCCCTTTTGATGGAGGGgtatttggttgtttccagtccTTTGCAGTTACACCCATTGCATCAATAAATGGCGAATGTGAGTTATTCCTTACTTGCAAGGCAATCTGAAGGATGAGTTTCCAGAAGCAGTGCTCCTGAGTCAGGGTGTGTGCGGCTAATGAGGGATCCTGCCAGTTGGGAAAGTTTTCTCCCCACAGAGGAGGCTCTTCCCGATGTTACAGCCACCAATGTGTGAGAGCTTTCCATGTGGTACCAGAGCTTTCTGATTTTTGACAGTATGACACGTGGAAACTGGTGCCTTGATAGTTTTaattgcattcctctaatgaatgaataaacatttaaaaaataagttgggccatttatatttccttttctataagcTACCTATTAATAGCTTTTGTGGAGCCCTATATCAAGGACACAGGACAAAAATTCTGGAATTAACCAAACCCCCATAGCAACTGTTGCCATGGACTCTCCTAGTCTAAACCGGGCAGCCCCCAGCTCCATATTAGGCAAAATAATCACCATGTCATAACCTTGTAGCATCCTGACCAATCACCTAATGCCATTCTGCCAGCAGGAATTTCTTTGTCTTGAGGCTATAAAAGTTGGCTACTAGCCCACAAAGGGGGTCAGTTCTCCCTGTTCTATCAGGAAGTTGGCCCGCTGTACTGGCAGCACCCCTCACTAACTCTGCTCTTTGTTCTCAATAAACTCActcttttctaaaatactttgtgtctggaaattcttccAACCCGCACTCGGACCACGATATTTTGGTGGCCCGTACGGGGACATCTCTTGGGGGATCTCCTCCTCaacctcctcttcctcatttctTGGGACCCTCTGTGAACAAGCAAGCTTCCGGGGAAGCAACAGAGGAACTCTGGCCAGGGCCACACCCTGGTGTGTTCTGAAGGCTCCACGGCTCACTTTGCCCCAGTAACTGCTGCCCAGAACGGGTGAGGttccctctgtcttctttctAAGGACTAGGCTGATTGGTATTGTGCTGGCACGGGTCAGGCATTTAAAAGCCATTAGGGCGCCAGCCGCTTGAAGACTCCCATGAAAGGATAGGGGGGTCACGGAACAGACGAGGCTGTTACAGCTTCTGCCCCCAGCAAGACAACTTCCGTGCACCATGGGGTACATATTGGTTCAAGCAAAACACTGAGCCCCCTCCCCTTGGCCGCTGCCTTCCTGGCAGGACTCACAGGCAGATTCCTCAGCCTGTCTTCTCTGTTACTTTCACCTTTTTCTCAGTCCAGGGTGACTTACAGGGGCCTAGGTGTTGCCTCTGAGCCATCCCAGGAGTACCTTTTCACGTTTCAGGGAATTTGCAAACAGTGGGTCCTGGgaatctctcttttccttctttcccttcccgaATCGCATGGTGCCTTAGTCGCACGCTCAGGGGTCACCTCTCATAGTCGGACGCGATTGTTGGGATGGTCGGCCCATTTTAGAATGGGTTCTGGTACGTCTCGGGAGCCTCCCTCAGACTCACCCCTCGGCTGTATCATCAGGAACTGGAAAAATTTGACCCTGAAAATCTCAAAAAGAAGaggctcattttcttttgtaacacGGCTTGGCCTCAGTATAAACTGGGGGACCGAGAACAATGGCCTCTTAATGGCACACTAAATTATAACACGACCCTCCAACTTGATCTCTTTTGCCGGAAACAAGGAAAGGACTCAGAGGTTCCTTACGCCCAGACCTTTATGGCCCTTAGTCAGAATGTGGAGCTAAGGGACTTGTGCCGCACGTGTCTTTCTGTTGCCGCCTTATCCTCCTGaccccctctgtctccctctccttcaGATCTCCTAGGCGACCCTCTACTCCACCtttcctgtcccccaccccatcaACCCCCTTTGCTTCAGCCCCCGCCCCTGCCTCAGCCCACAGCTCCCCGGCAGGTACCCCCTGATCAGGGCAaaagccccctctcccctccccacaaaagGTGGAGGACTGCCCAACGCCAGGAAACAGATTCTAATATGCTTCCCTTAAGGGAAGTAGCAGATGGAGACATGAGCACTATTAGAGTCCATGTTCCCTTTCCCATGTCTGACATTTCCCAAATTCAAAACAAGTTAGGTTCCTTCAGTCAAGAtcccaccactttttttttttttttttttttttgtggttagaGTTCTGAAACTATTCTCTAATATGTCTGACATTTCCCAAATTCAAAACAAGTTAGGTTCCTTCAGTCAGGATGGCTACAATATTCTTTAGACTCCAGAGAAAACtggttaaaataaaactttttttgaaattGCAAAAGGAGTTCTTTTTGCATGTGCAGTTAGAAAAGCTAgcctgttgaaatatttttttcagaatcctgaccctgagagaacaaaaatatccCTAGGAAAAAGTTTGAAGCTAACTCTTATCATGTCCTTGAGCTACAAACACTGCCCACTTTGCCCAAGACTTCAGCCTTGGGTTAATGAGTAGAACttcaagccaagaaaaaaaaaagaaagaggcaaagagacattttaaatctCAAGTGGAAACAATGAGATCTCTGGCTGtctggatatatgtgtatgtctcAGTATGTGTCTTTGTCCTTGGATAATATTGCTGAGGTTAATTtgtaaatgagctctatttaattggcttaaaagaAAGGTAAGCGCTTACAAATCAAACAAttctaaaacaagaaaaattaagctaaataaatttcaggttcatgtgaactgggaaatattcaatattaaattaatacctgGTGTTAATGTTTATgtttgttgatctaattaatatagacatgtctttcgagccatcaacattaagtataatacttttattatgCCTAGGTTTGATATAAACTAAATAAGATCTTATTATTTCATTGCTGCAAATTTGTcagcaatgaaaataattcaaggtgaagaaacttttaagaaaagaaaatacaaatgagataagagctttgGGTGAACtttttaggaataattatgttttaggaaTGTCTACTTAAGAATAATCTCTCCAGATAGTCGACAACTTAAAACATTGAGTTGTGCTAAATTAAGTTAAAGGATGGAAGTTTATTAAATACCTAgtccatttccaaataaaataagatactgaaacattaattactgaacactggcttccttttacagagaaacaaaaggtttggaactattaaaaaatgtgttggtGCCACACTGAGATATTTACTATAAGAAAGCacattcttcaaaaattattatttggatGTATGTTTACCTATCTACAGAGTGATGATATAAAGGACAGTTCATGGTTGCTTAAGGAAAGTAGGATGtatgtttttagtaaaaaaggtatgaggaatggaattgcattttattaaggaaaaaggaAGTAGGACTGACTTACAGGTAGCTGTTTTTGAATGGGAAAATAAAGTGATGGATACAGAAAGTGATAAAAAAAGGTTTGTGGAAAGTGGACCCCGAGAAAAGAGTTTTATACATGGTACAATTTTCTTAAGATGTTGAACTGCCTTTGCAAAAATACTGCCTCTTCAAGATTTATAGAAAGGACTTTCTAAgattgaattaaaattaattaggtAAGTAAATTTTGTTATTAACGGTAAGCTGGTACCAGACTGGAActtggttctctctctctgttaagagaactaagttttcttggaatgctgcttttgataacagactGTGTGAATTACCTTGCATTTAAgtgatttatatttgcttttaaaatccttttgttACTTTGGTTCAGTAAATAAGTAGTATTTCACAATGATCTATGAAGATTATGGCCCATGTAGATAAAGTTCATTCTGCTTCTACAAAAATTAACCCCTCATTGCCAGACTTTTGCCATCCTGATGCCCTTGAAACATGGCAACAGTCTACTCCTAAATCAGGGAatttaaaatgggtaaacaaTAGCTGTCAATCAAACAGTCAGGGCTATGGGAAATCCAAGACAGCCGCTTGGTTTTTTCCGGCTCCCTGACAAACgtcatttttttatttgatggGATAAAGCCTTCCCTGGCTGTAGGGTTAATGCCctcacaatgggaaaaaaaaaaaaaattacgtttcactgaatattaaattctagttttgttaatTAAGGTCTGTGTTACCAAGACTCACTTCCCAGATTGTTCCTTGCTGTTATGTTATATTGCTAAAAAGTTTAACTGAATTATTAAAGGacactctaagtttgtttctAAAGCTCTCTCAGTAATCTATttttggatgaagatcagatgcccTACGACCTACAATCAGGGGATTGTGCATACTggaaaagatataatttttttttttttttttttttttttttttttttgccgtacgcgggcctctcaccgctgtggcctctcccgttgcggagcacaggctccggacgcgcaggctcagcggccgtggctcacgggcccagctgctccgcggcatgtgggatcttcgcggaccggggcacgaacccgcgtcccctgcatcagcaggcggactctcaaccactgcgccaccagggaagcccgatacccCAATTCTTGATCGGCCCGAAATAATACATAGTATCTTTAGAGGGCTCTTTTGGTTTGCAGGCATACCCCTCTTAGAGAGGAGCGTTCTCCATCGCACCGTCACGGTCCAGGAGTCTTGGAAGACTATGGTAGCAGCCACTGAGGAAGAGCAGTCAGCCCTAGGCTCTCTGGCCAAGGTGGTTTTACAAAACAGGAGGGCCCTTAATGTTATAACAGCTGAGGCGGGGGGTGTCTGTGCCCTACTAAATGAGACAGGCTACTTCTATGTTCATACCTCCGGCCAGGTTGAAAGAAGACCTTCAGAGtctaaagaaaaacatcaaattaatAGAAGATTTAAAAGGGAGAGCAGGACAGGGCCCCAGCTGGCTTTCCAGCCCCCTCTCCTCTATGGGTATCCAGATATGGACATGGCTATTGCCCTTGATGGGACCATTAATCCTGATggcctttgttttgttgtttggccCCTGCATTATCAACACATTATCTAAGTTCATCTCGTGATAGGTTCAAAAGATTCAATTCCAGATGGTGCTACAACAAGGATACCAGCCAGTTGGCACACGAACTACGTTGGAACAAGCCGCCTTATCATTCTGCGGGCTCTTATCTCCCTCTGTAAATACACCCTGACAGAGAGCacgcattgggacccagggccCCACGAGGCCCCTGTCCAGCAGGAAGAAGCTAGGAACGGTCATCGCCTCTTTCCCCAATACCCTGGGTTCCTCTGGCCCCAGATGAGGATAGGCAGATAGTTAGTCATGAGCAGAGTGTTAAGGGGCCAAAAGTTTGGCCCATAAATAAAAAGAGGGGGGAATGTGGAGCCCTGCATCAAGGACAGCCTACATCAAGGACACAGGACAAAAATTCTGGAATTAACCAAACCCCCATAGCAACTGTTGCCATGGGCTCTCCTAGTCTAAACCAGGCAGCCCCCCAGCTCCATATTAGGCAAAATAATCACCATGTCATAACCTTGTAGCATCCTGACCAATCACCTAATGCCATCCTGCCAGCAGGAATTTCTTTGTCTTGAGGCTATAAAAGTTGGCTACTAGCCCACAAAGGGGGTCAGCTCTCCCTGGTCTATCAGGAAGTTGGCCCGCTGTACTGGCAGCGCCCCTCACTAACTCTGCTCTGCTCTTTGCTCTCAATAAACTCACTCTTTTCTAAAATACTTcgtgtctggaaattcttcttCCAACCCGTGCTCGGACCACTACAGCTTTGACCCATTAAGGATTAGGTTATTAATCTGTTTCTTACTGTTTCTAAGGAATTTACTGGAAGAAGAAATGTAGCCTTTTGAGCTTTACCATATTATCATCTGAACTTTAGGAAAAGAGGTAAATCATAGCAAAGCAAGCTGGTGGTTTGggtttattaaaaacaaaggccATTCAGGGTGGGTCTGAGCCACTCTCCTTAGTGTCTGAGGCTCCAGGATGGCTTGTGTGGTGGGCCCTGAGGTCTGGGAGGTCTTTAGCCTTCAGATCCAAATGTGTTCTGTGTATCCTATTCACTAATCCAGGAATCAAATTATATTTagttgcaatttttaaaaattagtcaaaTATGATAtcatagaagggaaaaaaatattgttaccTTTGGGCATCACTGCTAGACCTGGATTTCATTCTCAGCTGTTGGATCTTGATAaaatttcttaacctttctgagcctgtaAACTGGGGGAGAGTAATTCCTGCTTTGTAGAAtggtcatgaggattaaatgaggtcacataggtaaaacattttgctaagtgtGTGGGCCATGGTAAGTACCCGATAAACTATAatcataatacattttatttcttcatgttccTGACTGTCCCTACCGATCAATAGCTTACATTATACACCAAACAACTCTAAGTGTACAATTGTCTTCttttcccatcccccaccccctttttttggaaacagtttgtttttttgctgcaaAGCCGCTCCTATTTATAGAGCATGGGCACTTTGGACTCCattgaaaaatgtcattttttggtAAATAATGGCAGAGCTAATacacttcagaaatattttttgtaagGGGCATGCCAAAGCGTCTGGGCGTTCCTCAGGGGGTCAGGAGAACCAATGTATTGAATACTTTTCTTGCCAGACACACAGTTCCCTAAACTCTAGGGTTTCCTGCTGTTTTTCTCACTTCTGATCAGGCTGCCAGCTTCTGCCAGCATCTCTTGGGTTTATTGAGAAGATCTTAAGGAAAGATATTGAAAAAGCTGACCCAGGTTTGTCTGCCAACATGGAGAATCGATAAATCAGTGAGGATTCATTGGGCACCTTCTCTGTGTCAAGCCCTGAAGAGGGGATACAAGTTGAACAGACATACTCTGTGCCCCAGGGAACTGTGACATTGCAAGGTGATGAGTGCTCTCAGATCATTATGCACCAGGTGCCTTGGGATCAGAGGAGGTAGCtccccagaggaggtgacattgtcTGACGTGATAGGGAATAGGTCTATGCCAGGAAGGTGAGATGGCATGAAAGCATTGTAGGTGTGGGGAACTGCACATGTAACAGTATGGAGATGCCAACTGGCCTGTCCTGAGAAGTTGGCAAGGTTAGCACCCATCCTTTTGTTAAGTTTCTGGGTGGGTTGGAAGTGGCTTTCGTGTGATCCTAGCTAGTAAGGCAGGCCTGGATCATGAAAACGTTGGTGTGAAATGCTGAGTTCTCTGACTCTGACTTTGTAGACAAAGGGAGATggcagagaagcagcagcagaggaaTAATGTGGTTGGACCTGTGTTTTTAAGAGAGATGGgggtttggggttagcagatgcaaaccattatatatagaatggataaacaacagagtcctacctactgtatagcacagggaactatattcaatatcctgtgataagccataatgtcaaagaatatgtacatgtataactgagtcactgctgtacagcagaaattaaacacaacattgtaaatcaactatagttcaataaaatttttttaaaggagagatgGCTCTGCTTTAAAGTGGCTCGCTCCTCCACTGCAGCCATGAGTGGAGGAAAGATCTAGCATATTTGCCTCACTGCACaagggaaaataaatgtgttcttAATTTGAAGCAAATTGATTTTTACAGAAATTTGAACTTGGGGAATGAAGAGGCCACAAATTCCTGGAATCCTTGGGTAGAACAGGGGTCCTGAGGGCCAGTCCATGGCCAGTGCTGGCCTAGGGTCAAGTTTTCACTGGCCTGAGGTGAAATATTAAGAATAAGAAGCAAGcaactttttcttaaaatgaaatgtgCTCAATTGCAGGGATTGTCCTTACTCTGAGATTTTTGTCTTCCTACATTTTTGGTATTAAAATGGCTATTCTTGTGTGGTGATGGCAGTGGTAGGGGGTAAATTTGTCCCCTCA
Coding sequences within:
- the LOC102982969 gene encoding activated CDC42 kinase 1 isoform X4 translates to MFGVTLWEMFTYGQEPWIGLNGSQILHKIDKEGERLPRPEDCPQDIYNVMVQCWAHKPEDRPTFVALRDFLLEAQPTDMRALQDFEEPDKLHIQMNDVITVIEGRAENYWWRGQNTRTLCVGPFPRNVVTSVAGLSAQDISQPLQNSFIHTGHGDSDPRHCWGFPDRIDELYLGNPMDPPDLLSVELSTSRPTQHLGRVKREPPPRPPQPAIFTQSKWGCSWCLRPRPRPLSPLISLLLEEPTYDPVSEDQDPLSSDFKRLGLRKPGLPRGLWLAKPSARVPGTKAGRGSSEVTLIDFGEEPVVPAPRPYAPSLAQLAMDACSLLDKTPPQSPSRALPRPLHPTPVVDWDARPLPPPPAYDDVAQDEDDFEVCSINSTLVSAGVSAGPSQGETNYAFVPEPARLFPPLEDNLFLPPQGGGKPPNSAQTAEIFQALQQECMRQLQVPAGSLVPSPSPVGDDKPQVPPRVPIPPRPTRPRGELSPAPSGEEEMGRWPGPASPPRLPPREPLSPQGSRTPSPLVPRGSSPLPPRLSSSPGKTMPTTQSFASDPKYATPQVIQAPGPRAGPCILPIVRDGKKVSNTHYYLLPERPPYLERYQRFLRETQSPEEPAPMPVPLLLPPPGIPAPAAPTATVRPMPQATPDPRANFTNTSNSGAQPPALRATARLPQRGCPGDGPEAGRPADKIQMHPLAPVCPTAPPSAPQVEQLFGLGLRPRGECHKVLEMFDWNLEQAGCHLLGSCGPAHHKR
- the LOC102982969 gene encoding activated CDC42 kinase 1 isoform X5, which produces MFGVTLWEMFTYGQEPWIGLNGSQILHKIDKEGERLPRPEDCPQDIYNVMVQCWAHKPEDRPTFVALRDFLLEAQPTDMRALQDFEEPDKLHIQMNDVITVIEGRAENYWWRGQNTRTLCVGPFPRNVVTSVAGLSAQDISQPLQNSFIHTGHGDSDPRHCWGFPDRIDELYLGNPMDPPDLLSVELSTSRPTQHLGRVKREPPPRPPQPAIFTQSKWGCSWCLRPRPRPLSPLISLLLEEPTYDPVSEDQDPLSSDFKRLGLRKPGLPRGLWLAKPSARVPGTKAGRGSSEVTLIDFGEEPVVPAPRPYAPSLAQLAMDACSLLDKTPPQSPSRALPRPLHPTPVVDWDARPLPPPPAYDDVAQDEDDFEVCSINSTLVSAGVSAGPSQGETNYAFVPEPARLFPPLEDNLFLPPQGGGKPPNSAQTAEIFQALQQECMRQLQVPAGSLVPSPSPVGDDKPQVPPRVPIPPRPTRPRGELSPAPSGEEEMGRWPGPASPPRLPPREPLSPQGSRTPSPLVPRGSSPLPPRLSSSPGKTMPTTQSFASDPKYATPQVIQAPGPRAGPCILPIVRDGKKVSNTHYYLLPERPPYLERYQRFLRETQSPEEPAPMPVPLLLPPPGIPAPAAPTATVRPMPQATPDPRANFTNTSNSGAQPPALRATARLPQRGCPGDGPEAGRPADKIQMVEQLFGLGLRPRGECHKVLEMFDWNLEQAGCHLLGSCGPAHHKR
- the LOC102982969 gene encoding activated CDC42 kinase 1 isoform X3 is translated as MFGVTLWEMFTYGQEPWIGLNGSQILHKIDKEGERLPRPEDCPQDIYNVMVQCWAHKPEDRPTFVALRDFLLEAQPTDMRALQDFEEPDKLHIQMNDVITVIEGRAENYWWRGQNTRTLCVGPFPRNVVTSVAGLSAQDISQPLQNSFIHTGHGDSDPRHCWGFPDRIDELYLGNPMDPPDLLSVELSTSRPTQHLGRVKREPPPRPPQPAIFTQKPTYDPVSEDQDPLSSDFKRLGLRKPGLPRGLWLAKPSARVPGTKAGRGSSEVTLIDFGEEPVVPAPRPYAPSLAQLAMDACSLLDKTPPQSPSRALPRPLHPTPVVDWDARPLPPPPAYDDVAQDEDDFEVCSINSTLVSAGVSAGPSQGETNYAFVPEPARLFPPLEDNLFLPPQGGGKPPNSAQTAEIFQALQQECMRQLQVPAGSLVPSPSPVGDDKPQVPPRVPIPPRPTRPRGELSPAPSGEEEMGRWPGPASPPRLPPREPLSPQGSRTPSPLVPRGSSPLPPRLSSSPGKTMPTTQSFASDPKYATPQVIQAPGPRAGPCILPIVRDGKKVSNTHYYLLPERPPYLERYQRFLRETQSPEEPAPMPVPLLLPPPGIPAPAAPTATVRPMPQATPDPRANFTNTSNSGAQPPALRATARLPQRGCPGDGPEAGRPADKIQMLQAMVHGVTTEECQAALQSHSWSVQRAAQYLKHPLAPVCPTAPPSAPQVEQLFGLGLRPRGECHKVLEMFDWNLEQAGCHLLGSCGPAHHKR
- the LOC102982969 gene encoding activated CDC42 kinase 1 isoform X7, translated to MFGVTLWEMFTYGQEPWIGLNGSQILHKIDKEGERLPRPEDCPQDIYNVMVQCWAHKPEDRPTFVALRDFLLEAQPTDMRALQDFEEPDKLHIQMNDVITVIEGRAENYWWRGQNTRTLCVGPFPRNVVTSVAGLSAQDISQPLQNSFIHTGHGDSDPRHCWGFPDRIDELYLGNPMDPPDLLSVELSTSRPTQHLGRVKREPPPRPPQPAIFTQSKWGCSWCLRPRPRPLSPLISLLLEEPTYDPVSEDQDPLSSDFKRLGLRKPGLPRGLWLAKPSARVPGTKAGRGSSEVTLIDFGEEPVVPAPRPYAPSLAQLAMDACSLLDKTPPQSPSRALPRPLHPTPVVDWDARPLPPPPAYDDVAQDEDDFEVCSINSTLVSAGVSAGPSQGETNYAFVPEPARLFPPLEDNLFLPPQGGGKPPNSAQTAEIFQALQQECMRQLQVPAGSLVPSPSPVGDDKPQVPPRVPIPPRPTRPRGELSPAPSGEEEMGRWPGPASPPRLPPREPLSPQGSRTPSPLVPRGSSPLPPRLSSSPGKTMPTTQSFASDPKYATPQVIQAPGPRAGPCILPIVRDGKKVSNTHYYLLPERPPYLERYQRFLRETQSPEEPAPMPVPLLLPPPGIPAPAAPTATVRPMPQATPDPRANFTNTSNSGAQPPALRATARLPQRGCPGDGPEAGRPADKIQMGP